In the Malassezia vespertilionis chromosome 1, complete sequence genome, one interval contains:
- the RIM13 gene encoding cysteine protease (MEROPS:MER0005406; COG:O; COG:T; EggNog:ENOG503NUCA): MGVTKEDARRSAAQAVQYEAEGKRYNALQMYTDAVEKYLELARSTPTDQSLTMRLLARAERLQRTLAEDGEGAYPRWESKENFTLVSTPALSARQVREGASYRRSNAPIYDPMSPIRGDGITQGSVTNCSFVAAISAAAAHDTRFGTSLAHGALYPRLDAGPCAALDARHTARLYLNGYARCIAVDEKLPMRAPDSYACAMPVGRPQLWPALLEKAFLAAQSSDYDFHGSDGTADLYMLTSWIPEHIALHHASFQREKGWMRFFRAWQEGRCLLTAGTGAQIDASAAPALRELIPEHCYSVVGLCETQLERQVMLVNPWGAATLRCTWEEFCTAFDTLGVNWDPSCFAHSCTVHGSWDESFDVGLRPERSDVALSDQYQLDVPPETQVWIHLERHKGYSSTSEPEYIALHAFLNNIGERRAQVERGGDMGTYLDGRHTLLRIPEHSRAVQYALAVSRHGPAIRPYPSYTVHVYAQNPVSMYALHHNFPFHCVVHGKWQGRAAAGNSHSPCFRHNPQFRVVVRDAPGTLPRLQALLTTDSDIPVHIDMLRSQSQRVTSIDTRTLLASSGAYTHGLALCNLPAIQPGTSTLIASTFEPHKASFTLHVYCTNALDLEPIPAEGAGMYHRSASPRTPPCWNIAVQRTATISLVVAARGQGPRLALCDSQGGCVTQSGPTPEPCSQLTAKLECGAYTLTVSDTPISVDVYSTEPCTLT, from the exons ATGGGCGTGACGAAAGAAGAtgcgcgcaggagcgcagcgcaggcggTGCAGTACGAGGCTGAAGGAAAACGGTACAATGCATTGCAGATGTACACAGATGCGGTAGAAAAGTAcctcgagcttgcgcgaaGCACGCCGACAGATCAGTCGttgacgatgcgcttgttggcgcgcgccgaacgattgcagcgcacgcttgcgGAGGACGGCGAAGGAGCGTACCCACGCTGGGAAAGCAAAGAAAATTTCACGTTAGTGAGCACACCGGCGCTCTCTGCACGCCAGGTGCGCGAAGGTGCTTCGTACCGACGAAGCAATGCGCCTATCTACGACCCTATGTCGCCCATCCGCGGAGATGGGATCACTCAAGGCTCCGTCACAAACTGCTCGTTCGTCGCTGCAATATCggccgcagcagcgcatgatACTCGTTTCGGCACTTCG cttgcgcacggTGCATTATACCCACGCCTCGATGCAGGTCCATGCGCGGccctcgacgcgcgccacACGGCACGCTTATACCTAAACGGATatgcgcggtgcattgCGGTGGATGAGAAGCTGCCTATGCGCGCGCCCGATTCGTATGCATGTGCCATGCCCGTCGGTCGGCCCCAGCTGTGGCCTGCATTGCTCGAAAAAGCGTTTCTAGCTGCGCAAAGCTCTGACTATGACTTCCATGGATCGGACGGGACAGCAGATCTGTACATGCTCACGAGTTGGATCCCTGAGCACATTGCGCTACACCATGCGAGTTTCcagcgcgaaaaaggcTGGATGCGATTCTTTCGCGCGTGGCAAGAGGGGCGTTGCCTGCTCACGGCAGGCACAGGTGCACAGATTGACGcatccgccgcgccagcACTGCGTGAACTTATTCCAGAGCATTGCTACAGCGTTGTGGGGTTGTGCGAGACACAGTTGGAACGACAAGTGATGTTGGTGAACCCTTGGGGCGCTGCCACGCTGCGGTGTACCTGGGAAGAATTTTGCACTGCATtcgacacgctcggcgTGAACTGGGACCCAAGTTGCTTTGCACACTCGTGCACTGTGCATGGCTCGTGGGACGAGAGTTTTGATGTGGGGCTGCGGCCCGAGCGCTCCGATGTCGCATTGAGCGACCAGTACCAGCTTGACGTGCCGCCCGAGACGCAAGTATGGATCCATTTGGAGCGGCACAAGGGCTACAGTAGTACCTCTGAGCCAGAGTACATTGCTCTACACGCATTCCTGAACAAcatcggcgagcgccgcgcacaggTAGAACGCGGCGGGGATATG GGGACATATCTTGACGGACGgcacacgctgctgcgtaTTCCGGAGCACAGCCGTGCAGTACAGTATGCCCTCGCCGTGTCGCGCCACGGGCCCGCGATACGCCCTTATCCGTCGTACACTGTGCATGTATACGCGCAAAACCCAGTATCCATGTACGCGCTGCACCACAATTTTCCGTTTCACTGCGTTGTGCACGGAAAATGGCAGGgccgtgcagcagctggaAACTCGCACTCTCCATGCTTCCGCCACAATCCGCAGTTCCGTGTTGtggtgcgcgatgcgccaggCACGCTCCCAAGGCTCCAAGCGCTCTTAACGACGGACTCGGACATCCCTGTGCACATCGATATGCTGCGCTCGCAAAGCCAGCGCGTCACGAGCATTGACACGCGTACCTTGCTCGCAAGTAGTGGAGCGTACACACACGGACTCGCACTTTGCAATCTCCCGGCGATCCAGCCAGGCACCAGCACACTCATCGCCTCGACGTTTGAGCCACACAAAGCTTCGTTTACATTGCATGTCTACTGTACAAACGCGCTCGATCTCGAGCCTATACCCGCCGAAGGCGCAGGAATGTACCACCGAAGCGCGTcaccgcgcacgccgccgtgtTGGAATattgccgtgcagcgcacggctACTATTTCACTggtcgtcgccgcgcgcggccaagGCCCTCGGCTTGCCTTGTGCGATTCACAAGGTGGTTGTGTGACACAGAGTGGCCCTACGCCTGAACCGTGCTCCCAGCTCACCGCCAAGCTTgaatgcggcgcgtacaCGCTGACCGTGTCCGACACACCCATCTCAGTAGACGTATACAGCACTGAGCCGTGCACGCTCACGTAA
- a CDS encoding L-lactate dehydrogenase (cytochrome) (COG:C; EggNog:ENOG503NTYS), which translates to MAAWTYDQVAQHNRRGDCYVILYEKVYDLTDFIPVHPGGPQIILKYAGKDATAIFDPIHAPGTIEKFLPNEKCKGEVDPSTIPEEVAREAENVLKEEEDKRKNLPHVSQCLNLQDFELVARKVLSPMAWAYYSSASDDQETYHENTSVFRRIWFRPRILRNVQHVDLSTTILGHKSSLPVYITATALGRLGHPDGEKNLTWAAAKEDVIQMFPTLSSCSFDEIIDARKDGKPIQFFQLYVNSDRNIVLEMVRKAEKVGIQALFITVDAPQLGRREKDMRMHFDDAGTNVQNETEDEVNRNEGAARAISSFIDPSLDWEVAEWIKSQTKIPVLLKGVQCWEDCVLAAEKGFAGVVLSNHGGRQLDFAPSGIEVLEECVDALRIRGLFPNPHFQIFVDGGIRRATDVLKAVCLGATAVGIGRPFIYAMSAYGAAGVSRAIQLLKEEMVMDMRLIGATSISQLNPSMLDLRAMHHHGQTIAPRTQSNVLQPHADGPDSSAAAHGAKSRL; encoded by the coding sequence ATGGCAGCGTGGACGTACGACCAAGTCGCGCAACACAACCGCAGAGGCGACTGCTATGTGATTCTTTACGAAAAAGTGTACGACCTGACCGATTTTATCCCGGTGCATCCCGGCGGTCCGCAAATCATCCTCAAGTACGCCGGCAAAGATGCGACGGCCATCTTTGATCCCATCCACGCGCCCGGCACGATTGAAAAGTTTTTGCCGAATGAAAAGTGCAAAGGCGAGGTCGATCCCAGCACAATTCCTGAAGAGGTTGCGAGAGAGGCGGAGAATGTGCTGAAAGAAGAGGaggacaagcgcaagaatTTGCCGCATGTGTCGCAGTGTCTCAACCTGCAAGACTTTGAGCTCGTAGCGCGCAAAGTCTTGTCGCCTATGGCATGGGCCTACTACTCGAGCGCCTCCGATGACCAGGAGACGTACCACGAAAACACCTCTGTTTTTCGCCGTATTTGGTTCAGGCCGCGCATTTTGCGCAACGTCCAGCATGTGGACCTCAGCACAACCATTTTGGGCCACAAATCCTCTTTGCCTGTGTACATCACCGCTACGGCGCTCGGCAGGCTCGGCCACCCCGATGGCGAAAAGAACCTGACGTGGGCTGCGGCGAAGGAGGACGTGATCCAGATGTTTCCCACGCTTTCCTCGTGTTCGTTTGACGAGATTATTGACGCGCGAAAAGACGGCAAGCCCATCCAGTTCTTCCAGCTGTATGTAAACAGCGATCGCAACATTGTACTGGAGATGGTGCGCAAAGCGGAAAAAGTTGGCATCCAAGCTTTGTTCATCACGGTGGACGCCCCCCAGCTCGGACGGCGTGAGAAAGACATGCGCATGCATTTCGACGACGCGGGCACGAATGTGCAGAACGAGACGGAGGACGAAGTGAACCGCAATGagggtgcggcgcgtgccatCAGCTCGTTCATCGACCCCTCGCTCGACTGGGAGGTGGCCGAGTGGATCAAGAGCCAGACCAAAATCCCCGTGCTGCTCAAAGGCGTGCAGTGCTGGGAAGACtgcgtgcttgctgcgGAAAAAGGATTTGCGGGCGTGGTGCTTTCGAACCATGGCGGCAGGCAGCTTGACTTTGCTCCCTCTGGCATTGAAGTCCTTGAGGAATGCGTCGACGCGCTTCGCATCCGGGGCCTCTTTCCCAACCCCCACTTCCAAATCTTTGTCGACGGCGGCATCCGTCGTGCCACCGATGTCCTCAAAGCCGTGTGCCTCGGCGCCACGGCCGTCGGCATCGGCCGCCCTTTCATCTACGCCATGTCTGCgtacggcgctgcgggtgtctcgcgcgcaatccagctgctcaaggAGGAAATGGTGATGGACATGCGCTTGATTGGAGCCACGTCTATTTCGCAGCTCAATCCCTCGATGCTGGATCTGCGTGCGATGCATCACCATGGCCAGACCAttgcgccacgcacgcaGTCCAATGTGCTCCAGCCCCACGCCGACGGGCCGGactcgagcgccgctgcgcacggcgccaagaGTCGCTTGTAG
- a CDS encoding uncharacterized protein (BUSCO:EOG092628SP; COG:U; EggNog:ENOG503NVBJ; SECRETED:SignalP(1-19); TransMembrane:1 (n5-15c19/20o307-340i)) codes for MLPMLLVAAWWALLATVQAARFSGSNPSLQADAIVPMRSLSIFSPYVDSSLQNKYWDFGGDAIVDTNRYIRLTQDRPGEKGWLWSRVPIDANDFEITVEFSINGKSSTSHGDGFAVWLTSERATEGPVFGSCNKWHGVGFFFDTYPNTPHRKVFPSISVVENNGALEYNMDIDGKDQEIASCTAQLRRTNVETRFRITVVRDVYIELAIQNREWNQFTTCMRIPYIELERPYLGFSASTGHTSDNHNIVSVWTNALVYHSRTPADLEKHRLETFGEKTESKNWWSTNTDDPYPSRRKDNKTARQGRSFFGVIFAACYLLVKWTLISAAVGACGYFGYMYYRKRSRSVHSRRMMA; via the coding sequence aTGTTGCCTATGCTGCTCGTTGCGGCATGgtgggcgctgctggccaccgtacaagctgcgcgcttttccgGGTCGAATCCCTCACTGCAAGCGGATGCGATTGTGCCGATGCGTTCCCTCTCTATTTTTTCCCCGTACGTGGATAGCAGTTTGCAGAACAAGTATTGGGACTTTGGCGGGGACGCGATCGTGGACACAAACAGGTATATTCGGCTCACGCAGGACCGTCCGGGCGAGAAGGGATGGCTCTGGTCGCGTGTCCCCATCGATGCTAACGACTTTGAAATTACAGTCGAGTTTTCCATCAACGGCAAATCTTCCACGAGCCATGGCGACGGGTTTGCTGTATGGCTCACCAGTGAGCGCGCGACAGAGGGGCCTGTGTTTGGCTCGTGCAACAAGTGGCATGGTGTTGGTTTTTTTTTCGACACGTATCCCAACACGCCGCACCGCAAAGTGTTTCCCAGCATCTCGGTTGTGGAAAACaacggcgcgcttgaaTACAATATGGATATCGACGGGAAAGACCAGGAGATTGCCTCGTGCACAGCCCAGCTCCGCCGCACGAATGTAGAGACGCGTTTTCGCATTACTGTTGTACGCGACGTGTACATTGAGCTCGCGATTCAAAACCGCGAGTGGAACCAGTTCACTACATGCATGCGCATTCCCTACATCGAACTTGAGCGGCCATACCTGGGCTTCTCTGCAAGCACTGGGCATACGAGCGACAACCACAATATTGTGTCTGTATGGACGAATGCGCTTGTCTACCATTCGCGCACACCAGCAGACTTGGAGAAGCACCGCCTCGAGACGTTCGGCGAAAAGACCGAGTCCAAGAACTGGTGGAGCACCAACACAGACGACCCCTATccttcgcgccgcaaggaCAACAAGACCGCGCGGCAGGGCCGCTCGTTCTTTGGGGTCATCTTCGCCGCATGCTACCTCCTGGTTAAATGGACGCTGATCTCTGCCGCGGTGGGAGCATGCGGCTACTTTGGCTACATGTACTACCGCAAGAGGAGCCGCTCGGTGCATTCACGAAGAATGATGGCATAG
- a CDS encoding uncharacterized protein (EggNog:ENOG503NX47; COG:S) gives MVVRRHEPRALGSTIQDAAVINVMEPMGSMSLSPSNNQVALGAKNGLFVLDLDNPYALPRFFAHRTTGEVADIQWNPHDVRKEWVASTSNQKLIIWNLNRSESTSAAVRPDMLAPKGRTRTRDAGVSPRAVRINQFASTPTHSKTQPGSAVEHILERHSRAITDINWSPLHPAIVASCSMDTWAWVWDLRASHRRAKPAQGYSAWNASMTQIKWNRVTPHRIAASCDNKVLIWDDRFGALPLATIEAHRSKIYGLQWSPNVTHGRDQLLTCSLDGTIKHWDIGTDVSRTASSQREMISVPQSTILTHDPVWRAKYLPFGDGVMSVAQRGDTAPSLWAHRASAAPAKHFVGHTDIVREFLFRTRRGTSTVEDDREFQLLTWSKDQTLRMWPIGTDVLEAVGHCKGAPIPFEKHAVLRKDAKSSALGITKPALHQDSASIVIQSPEDALGFDAAGALLPRSLGASLVTSSAEEVGPRMRYQEYHAHTGFHDPVNWMARVRIERGNEGGDEAAPPSTAQVDCVVLPDEIMRVGDRFPHVFEMIDVVHRRCTIAVHGPWAEHGQSTAYVRVVLTFPSAYPNKPPSVEVERNPTIPLKTRAELQSALVDVVEEKSVMQACCIEACLDALVAHGAVLQSTGVTNDTAAETNAQDALPMAPQNNNRFLHSYQAVADAVVRLTLRASDTSNAQLLESDVVQLLSTNVLNRAMRSATTDRSQGPRARRKK, from the coding sequence ATGGTGGTACGGCGCCATgagccgcgtgcgctcggGAGCACGATCCAGGACGCGGCGGTAATCAATGTGATGGAGCCTATGGGAAGCATGAGTCTAAGTCCGTCGAACAACCAagttgcgctcggcgccaagAACGGGCTGTTTGTGCTGGACCTCGACAATCCGTACGCTCTTCCGCGGTTctttgcgcatcgcacgaCAGGGGAAGTGGCCGATATTCAGTGGAATCCTCACGATGTACGAAAGGAATGGGTCGCAAGCACATCCAACCAAAAACTTATCATTTGGAACCTGAACCGCAGCGAGTCGACGAGTGCGGCTGTACGACCCGACATGCTCGCGCCCAAAGGCCGGACGCGCACCCGCGATGCGGGCGTCTCGCCACGAGCAGTCCGCATCAACCAGTTTGCATCCACGCCGACACACTCCAAGACACAGCCCGGCAGCGCCGTAGAGCACATTCTCGAGCGGCACAGCCGCGCGATTACCGATATCAACTGGTCGCCCTTGCACCCCGCTATTGTCGCGAGTTGCAGCATGGATACCTGGGCATGGGTATGGGATCTGCGCGCTtcgcatcgccgcgcgaagcCTGCACAAGGGTACAGTGCGTGGAACGCCAGCATGACGCAGATCAAGTGGAACAGGGTGACGCCCCACCGCATCGCAGCCTCGTGTGACAACAAAGTCTTGATTTGGGACGACCggtttggcgcgctgccttTGGCTACGATTGAGGCGCATCGGAGCAAAATATACGGGCTGCAATGGAGTCCAAACGTGACACACGGGCGGGATCAGCTGCTTACCTGCTCCTTGGACGGCACTATCAAGCATTGGGACATCGGCACAGACGTatcgcgcaccgcatcgTCGCAGCGCGAAATGATCAGTGTTCCCCAATCGACGATCCTTACACACGACCCCGTAtggcgcgccaagtacCTGCCTTTTGGCGACGGTGTCATGTCcgttgcacagcgcggcgacacggcgccgagcttgtgggcgcaccgcgcaagtgccgcgcctgcaaagCATTTTGTAGGCCACACGGACATTGTGCGCGAGTTTCTcttccgcacgcgccgcggcacaaGTACGGTCGAGGACGACCGCGAGTTTCAGCTGCTGACGTGGAGCAAAGACcaaacgctgcgcatgtGGCCGATCGGCACAGATGTGCTGGAGGCGGTGGGCCACTGCAAAGGCGCGCCTATTCCGTTTGAAAAgcacgccgtgctgcgcaaagatgccaagagcagcgcgcttggcatcaccaagcctgcgctgcaccaagACTCGGCTTCGATAGTGATCCAGTCGCCAGAGGACGCGCTTGGCTTTGACGCAGCCGGCGCACTGCTCCCACGCTCGCTCGGCGCTTCGTTGGTCACGTCGAGTGCCGAGGAAGTGGGGCCGCGGATGCGGTACCAAGAGTACCACGCGCACACTGGCTTCCACGACCCTGTAAATTGGATGGCACGCGTGCGTATCGAGCGCGGAAACGAAGGCGGAGACGAGGCGGCACCGCCCAGCACCGCACAGGTAGATTGTGTCGTGCTTCCGGACGAGATTATGCGTGTGGGCGACCGATTTCCCCATGTTTTCGAGATGATCGACGTCGTACACCGCCGCTGTACCATTGCCGTGCACGGGCCGTGGGCAGAGCATGGGCAGTCCACGGCCTACGTACGCGTTGTACTCACATTTCCGTCCGCATACCCCAATAAGCCGCCGTCTGTCGAGGTAGAGCGCAATCCGACCATCCCTCTCAAGACACGCGCAGAGCTGCAGAGTGCATTGGTCGATGTTGTCGAGGAGAAGAGTGTGATGCAGGCGTGCTGTATTGAGGCGTGCCTCGACGCACTGGTCGCGCACGGtgccgtgctgcagagTACAGGCGTCACGAACGACACTGCTGCAGAAACGAATGCACAAGACGCGCTGCCAATGGCGCCACAGAACAACAACCGCTTCCTGCACTCCTACCAGGCGGTGGCAGACGCCGTTGTGCGCCtcacattgcgcgcgtccGACACGTCcaatgcacagctgctcgagtcgGATgttgtgcagctgctcagTACCAACGTGCTGAaccgcgcgatgcgctcggcaacGACGGATCGCTCGCAagggccgcgcgcgcggcggaaaAAGTAG
- the USO1 gene encoding type I protein arginine methyltransferase (COG:U; EggNog:ENOG503NV2H; BUSCO:EOG09261B18), whose protein sequence is MLHGFDLLRQQYAKYTNNPGAPSTPQGTVRVLAEKLSDPALTREDRRAAILSLKALSRDHAALVGAEALAPLLEWITKRENDEEMLRPAVEACLALCQIPRAEHAAMEQNDKQQALANMRRTLDVPDGLFAIVTLVLPQHSFYTRFASLQLIGTLLEHYKTETQARIVRAPGGSAAILQCLEAAPTSSTEIIRNETLLLMPSLVAGSPDLQKITAFEGAFERLLDIIAQEGRIEGGVVVQDALEALHALLIDNISNQNYFRETLSIPMLAPLLFYPPPLPPDAPEAATQEFRSQRDAFLLQEWDEQKSLNALLLLRCVRLLVDGHAGGHRENQIALRNAGLTECLVQLAFASLGPPLLKAHTLSLLAAILRSSRQNQDLVSTLVVTPVALTRRTEPGAEPAFELSWQAPQPAMLCLIALALRGPGATESQAMAMAVRTAALGMFEALVAENIEVRMTLLHALVAAPLPEQSHGNSSQMLLESIVHLPSSLVPSGAGRFDSYQYLFAAILFSNLLHSSETTKAFARSIYMDATGRCVAGTAPPTDEDAPAKLIDLIVGNLAMASRELGEAVRRERTAAADAAAKNTSEDWTRVILAYLVLLCDWLWESPASVAEFVSESANLQVILQPVQQAAGVDGAVQALSAFVLGEAYEFNTLDSDQEGVLTRKAMHPILHSRVGPDAFTARLRGLKRDARFADVGPDLLERFILDAEHHSAPPPFWFTWPFVEFWKDNYVRVQKAILVDPAATSASEAASSTELRDARQQIAALHADLQRATQEASLLPSLRAELEAAQAQVAQLSVLEEQLHALQNVQRETQRALDEAQQRLEASGPSQTHDALARELEAASAQAARTSKEHDAMLQAALSRAADAERLAATRAAALDAAHTSVPSDAQLQQENEDLLVLLDDLSLKRKRDKDRMRAHGWEVSEDEDEEE, encoded by the coding sequence ATGCTGCACGGTTTTGATCTGCTGCGGCAGCAGTATGCGAAATATACCAACAATCCAGGCGCGCCTTCTACACCACAAGGCACCGTGCGCGTGCTGGCAGAGAAACTGTCCGACCCTGCGCTCACACGTGAAgatcggcgcgcggcgatttTATCGCTCAAAGCGCTTTCGCGCGaccatgccgcgcttgtCGGCGCCGAGGCCTTGGCGCCTTTGCTTGAGTGGATCACAAAGCGAGAGAATGACGAAGAGATGCTGCGTCCAGCGGTAGaggcgtgcttggcgctgtgccAGATcccgcgcgcagagcacgCGGCGATGGAGCAAAACGACAAGCAgcaggcgcttgccaacatgcgccgcaccttgGACGTGCCAGACGGCCTGTTTGCGATTGTCACCCTGGTCCTCCCGCAGCACTCGTTCTATACACGCTTCGCGTCCCTCCAGCTCATCGGCACCCTGCTCGAGCACTACAAAACAGagacgcaagcgcgcattgtaCGTGCGCCTGGCGGAAGTGCCGCGATTCTCCAGTGCCTTGAAGCGGCGCCAACATCGAGCACGGAGATTATACGCAACGAGACTCTGCTCTTGATGCCGTCCCTTGTCGCAGGAAGCCCTGATTTGCAGAAAATCACGGCGTTTGAAGGCGCGTTTGAGCGGCTACTGGACATCATCGCACAAGAGGGGCGCATCGAAGGCGGCGTCGTCGTACAggacgcgctcgaggcactgcatgcgctgcttaTCGACAATATCTCGAACCAGAATTATTTCCGCGAGACGCTGAGCATCCccatgcttgcgccgctgctaTTTTACCCCCCGCCCCTGCCGCCAGACGCGCCGGAAGCTGCAACACAAGAATTTCGGTcccagcgcgatgcgtTCCTCTTGCAGGAATGGGACGAGCAAAAGTCCCTCAACGCTCTGCTGCTCCTGCGGTGTGTACGTCTCCTCGTCGACGGCCACGCAGGCGGCCATCGCGAGAACCAAATTGCACTCCGGAATGCAGGCCTGACAGAATGTTTGGTCCAGCTCGCGTTTGCGAGCCTCGGTCCGCCGCTGCTCAAAGCGCACACGCTCTCGCTCCTCGCTGCCATTctgcgctcctcgcgccAGAACCAGGATTTGGTGAGCACACTCGTCGTAACGCCCGTCGCAttgacgcgccgcacagagCCCGGCGCGGAGCCAGCGTTCGAGCTCTCctggcaagcgccgcagccggCAATGCTTTGCCTCattgcgctggcgctgcgcggcccTGGCGCGACAGAATCGCAGGCCATGGCCATGGCTGTacgcaccgcggcgctgggcatgTTTGaagcgctcgtcgcggagAATATCGAAGTGCGCATGAcgcttttgcacgcatTGGTCGCTGCGCCTCTGCCCGAACAGAGCCATGGGAACTCTTCCCAAATGCTCCTGGAATCCATTGTCCACTTGCCCAGCTCGCTTGTGCCGAGCGGAGCGGGACGCTTCGATTCCTACCAATACCTCTTTGCCGCAATCCTCTTTAGCAATctcttgcacagcagcgaGACGACCAAggcatttgcgcgcagcatatATATGGACGCTActgggcgctgcgtcgccggcactgcgccgcccaccgacgaggatgcgcctgcaaagcTCATCGATCTCATCGTCGGCAACCTTGCCATGGCGAGCCGCGAGCTCGGTgaagcggtgcgccgcgagcgcaccgctgctgcCGATGCAGCGGCGAAGAACACGTCGGAAGACTGGACGCGCGTTATTCTTGCTTacctcgtcctcctctGCGACTGGCTTTGGGAAAGCCCCGCGAGCGTCGCTGAGTTTGTCAGCGAGAGTGCCAATTTGCAAGTTATTTTGCAGCCCGTCCAGCAGGCTGCAGGTGTGgacggcgcggtgcaggcgctttCTGCATttgtgctcggcgaggcgtACGAATTCAACACGCTCGACAGCGACCAGGAAGGCGTGCTCACACGCAAAGCCATGCACCCCATTTTGCACTCGCGCGTCGGGCCGGATGCATTCACCGCGCGGCTCCGTGGCCtgaagcgcgacgcgcgctttgccgacgTGGGCCCCGAcctcctcgagcgcttcATTCTCGACGCAGAGCACCACAGCGCGCCTCCGCCCTTTTGGTTCACGTGGCCGTTTGTCGAGTTCTGGAAAGATAATTACGTGCGTGTCCAAAAAGCGATCCTCGTCGATCCAGCGGCCACGTCTGCGTCCGAGGCAGCGAGCTCGAcggagctgcgcgatgcgcgacaGCAAATCGCCGCTCTCCACGCAGACCTGCAGCGAGCCACGCAGGAGGCATCGCTCCTGCCAAgtctgcgcgcggagctcgaagcggcgcaggcacaaGTCGCGCAACTCTCTGTGCTCGaagagcagctgcacgcgctccaaaatgtccagcgcgagacgcagcgtgcgctcgacgaggcgcagcagcgcttggaaGCGTCGGGCCCCAGCCAAACGCACGATGCCTTGGCACGGGAGCTCGAAGCGGCCtctgcacaagcggcgcgcacgtccaagGAACACGACGCCATGCTCCAAGCAGCGCTCTCgcgtgccgccgacgccgagcgcctcgccgcgacgcgtgccgctgcactggacgcggcgcacacgagcgtgccgtcagatgcacagctgcagcaAGAGAACGAGGATTTGCTTGTTTTGCTTGACGACTTGTCGctcaagcgcaagcgcgacaaggaCCGTATGCGCGCACACGGCTGGGAGGTGAGTGAGGACgaagacgaggaagagTAG
- the rex2 gene encoding Phosphatidylinositol 3,4,5-trisphosphate-dependent Rac exchanger 2 protein (COG:L; EggNog:ENOG503NYIP; BUSCO:EOG09264V2U): MRMTGLDAKNDRLLEVACIITDGNLQPIDDGVSYVIKTPKPILDGMDEWCTTTHGETGLIDACLAEDAPSHAMVRTAVLAYVLDRVPDVRTACLAGSSVHADKSFLENEMPELLAHLHYRIVDVSSIKELVRRWYGAERMWQSSSTVRHRALEDIRGSMQELAFYRATVFQA, from the exons ATGCG AATGACCGGTCTGGACGCAAAAAATGACCGTTTATTGGAAGTAGCCTGCATCATTACAGATGGCAACTTGCAGCCTATCGACGACGGCGTCTCCTACGTGATCAAGACGCCGAAACCGATTCTGGATGGGATGGACGAGTGGTGCACGACGACGCACGGCGAGACGGGCCTGATTGACGCGTGCCTTGCAGAGGACGCGCCGTCGCATGCCATGGTGCGCACCGCCGTGCTCGCCTACGTTCTCGACCGTGTCCCCGATGTGCGGACTGCTTGCCTCGCAGGTAGCTCGGTGCATGCAGACAAAAGCTTTCTCGAGAATGAGATGCCCGAG ttgctcgcgcacctgCATTATCGGATCGTGGATGTAAGCTCGATCAAggagcttgtgcgccgctggtacggcgcggagcgcatgTGGCAGTCCAGTAGCACAGTACGGCATCG tgcgctcgaggaCATTCGCGGGTCCATGCAGGAGCTTGCCTTTTACCGTGCGACCGTATTCCAGGCATAG